The DNA window CAGGAAAGGAATATCAATAACGCCTTGGCGGGTGCCAAAGCTCTTGCGAATCCGCTTCTTTTCGGTGAACGAGTAGGACATGGACGCTCCGCTGCGCAGGACTGAAACCGTTTTGGAATGCACACCACTGCAGGTGCACATTCAAAAACCGATCCGAAAACCACAACCAACCACAACCAACCGCATACAACGACAAACCGCGCCCGTTTGAAGGCGCGAAAGCCCGGAAGGCCAAATCAGCCTTCCGGGCCAGGTCGGTGCCGGGCGAATTACTTCAGTTCCGCCTTGGCGCCAGCTTCCTCAAGCTTCTTCTTCGCGGCTTCGGCGTCAGCCTTGGCCACGCCTTCCTTCACCGCCTTGGGCGCTGCGTCCACCAGGTCCTTGGCTTCCTTCAGGCCCAGGCCCGTCAGTTCGCGCACGGCCTTGATGACGGACACCTTGTTGGCGCCGACTTCCAGCAGCATGACGTTGAATTCCGTCTGCTCTTCAACAACCGCTGCAGCGGCGCCAGCACCCGGGGCGGCAACCGCCATGGATGCGGCGGACACGCCGAACTTCTCTTCGAACGCCTTCACCAGGTCGTTCAGTTCCAGAACCGTCATGCCACCGACGGCGTCCAGAATGTCGTCTTTGCTCAATGCCATTTTGTGTACTCCTGAATTCAATCAATAAAGGTTGGGTAGAACTACGGGTCGTTCCGTGTCGCGAAGGGTCGAAACGTGGATGGCTTCACTGCGCTCAGGCAGCGGCCTCTTCCTCGCGCTTCTTCGCCAGTGCGGCCACCGAGCCGACAAAGCCGGTGAGCGGTGCCTGCATCACGCCCAGCAACTTGGCGAGAAGCTCCTCGCGGCTGGGAATGTTGGCGAGCTGCTTGACGCTGTCGGCATCGAGCAGTTTGCCGTTGGTGGCGCCGCCGCGGATGACCATCTTGTCGTTGGTCTTGGCAAAGTCGTTGATGACTTTGGCCGCCGCAATGGCATCCTCGGAAAACCCGTAGATCAAGGGGCCGGTCATTTCACCGGCAAGCACCTCGAAACCGGTACCTGTCACAGCGCGTCGGGCTAGCGTATTTTTCAGAACTTGCAGATGCACGCCTTTGCTGCGCGCTTGCGCACGCAGCCGGGTCATAGGCTCCACATCGATTCCGCGGTATTCCGCCAGCACCAGAGTTTGCGCCTTGCTCGCAAGCGCCGCGACCTGGGTCACGACGGCTTGTTTTTCAGTGCGATTCAGACTCAAGGTTGACTCCTGAAGAAAATGGCCTGGACACCGAAGTGCCACAAACCGGGTTGCAGCGTCCTCTGGAGCTCAACAACCCGCCTGGCAGGGCCAGACGAGACTGAAGTTCCCAGCGGGTTCGCCATCTGCGTCGGCTTCGAAGCTCGGGTTGCCCCGTTCTTCGTCATTAAGAGATCAAGGCATCTCGCCAACGGTCTTGGATCGCTCGGGTTTGCGCCACGGTTGAAACATTGCAAACCCGACCCACCAAATTTGTTCACGGCAGCGGACCAGCCGCTGCCACTTCATTCCAAATGGCTCAAGCCGTCGCCATGATGCTGGCCGCGTCCACGCGCAGGCCGACGCCCATGGTGGAAGACACCGCGACCTTGCGCAGGTACACGCCCTTGGCCGTTTGTGGGCGCGACTTGTTCAGCGCCTCCACCAAGGCTTGCAGATTGCTCTTCAGCGCATCGGGTTGGAAGGAGGCGCGGCCGATGGTCGAATGCACGATGCCGGCCTTGTCGGCGCGGAACTGCACTTGACCCGCCTTCGCGTTCTTCACGGCGCCAGCCACGTCGGGCGTCACGGTGCCGACCTTCGGGTTGGGCATCAAGCCGCGCGGGCCGAGAATTTGGCCGAGAGCGCCAACGATGCGCATGGCGTCGGGCGAGGCGATGACCACGTCGAAATTCAGATTGCCGGCCTTCACTTGCTCGGCCAGATCTTCAAAGCCGACGATGTCGGCGCCGGCAGCCTTGGCTTCCTCAGCCTTGGCGCCTTGCGCGAACACCGCCACGCGCTTGACCTTGCCGGTTCCGGCGGGCAGCACGACCGAGCCGCGCACGACCTGGTCGGATTTGCGGGCGTCAATGCCCAGGGCCACGGCAACGTCGATGGATTCATCGAACTTGGCCACGGCGCATTCCTTGATCAGGTTCAGCGCGTCGTCCACCGAGTACAGCTTGTTCGCCTCGACTTTGGCGCGCAGTGCCGCATAGCGCTTGGGTAGTTTCTTGGCCATTTACACGCCCTCCACAATCACGCCCATCGAGCGGGCCGTACCCGCGATGGTGCGCACGGCCGCATCCAGATCGGCGGCAGTCAGATCTTTCATCTTGGTCTTGGCAATGTCCTCGAGCTGCGCACGAGAAATCTTGCCAACCTTGTCGGTCAGCGGCTTGGCCGAGCCTTTATCCAACTTGATCGCCTTCTTGATCAACACGCCGGCGGGCGGGGTCTTGATGATGAAGGTGAACGACTTGTCGGCATAAGCCGTGATGACCACGGGCAACGCCAAGCCTGGCTCCACGCCCTGGGTCTGGGCGTTGAACGCCTTGCAGAACTCCATGATGTTGAGACCACGCTGGCCCAGGGCCGGGCCGATGGGCGGTGACGGATTGGCCTTGCCGGCCGGGACTTGCAGCTTGATGAAGCCGACGATTTTCTTCGCCATGCAGTTTCTCCTATCGAGTTCAAACGCCCACGCGAGCAGGCTCCTCGTTCATGCGGCCTCTGCAATTCCGAAATCAATCGGAACCGGGTTCATCGCAGCATGCCGGGCCGCCCGCATGTCGCGTTGTGCCTGGATGCGTTCCCTGTTCGGGCCCAGCTCCAGGTTATAAAAACCATGCGGTCAGAGTTTTTCGACCTGTTGGAATTCAAGCTCCACCGGAGTGGCACGACCAAAGATGGTGACCGAGACGCGCAGCCGCGATTTCTCGTAGTTCACCTCCTCGACATTGCCATTGAAGTCGGTGAATGGGCCTTCTTTGACCCGCACCATCTCGCCGGACTCGAACAGCACCTTGGGGCGCGGCTTTTCCACGCCTTCCTGGATCTGGCTCATGATCTTGCTGACATCGGCTTCGCTGATCGGCGCGGGCCGATTCTTGGCGCCGCCGACGAAGCCCGTCACCTTGCTGGTGTGCTTCACCAGGTGCCAGGTGGCGTCATCCATTTCCATCTCGACGAGCACATAGCCAGGGAAGAATCGGCGTTCGGTAATGGTCTTGCGACCATTTTTCATCTCCACGACTTCTTCGGTCGGCACCAGAATGCGGCCGAATTTCGACTGCATTCCAGCCCGCTCGATGCGCTCGAGCAAATTGCGCTCGACCGCCTTTTCCATGCCTGAATAGGCATGCACGACGTACCACTGCTTGAGGCCGGCAGGCAAGGTTTCAACCATCGACCACTCCGATTAATGTTTCCAACCCAGGATCAGGTCGTAGAAAATCCACTCAAGCGACTTATCGGTGATCCAGAGGAAAAGGGCCATCAGGATGACGAAGCCGAAGACGATCGCCGTCATCTGGATGGCTTCCTTGCGCTCCGGCCAGACGACCTTGCGCACCTCACGAACAGATTCTCGAGTATAGGCAATCAGGGCTTTCCCGGGTTCCGAGAGCAGGAATAACCCGGCTGCCAGCGCCAGTAAAACCACCAGAGCGAGCACGCGCAGCCACAACTCCTGGCTGTGCAAAAGGTAATAGGCCGCAAAAGCGGCCAGAAAAACAACACCTGCCGCCCCCAGCTTGGCCTTGTCGGCCGCGGTGGAGACGGTTTCTACATTCGGATTGGCCATGGTTGACTGGTTGTGCTGAACCCGGTTGTGGCAGGGGCAGAGGGAATCGAACCCCCAACCTTCGGTTTTGGAGACCGACGCTCTGCCAATTGAGCTATGCCCCTGTGGAACCCTTCTGATTGGCCACTGTACTGCTCATCCCAGGACTGGCTTCGATGCAAGCCCGAAGCCAAACCTTGCCTTACTCGATAATTTTCGCCACGACGCCGGCGCCGACGGTGCGGCCGCCCTCGCGAATGGCAAAGCGCAGGCCTTCTTCCATGGCGATCGGGTGGATGAGTTTGACGGTGATGCTCACATTATCGCCCGGCATGACCATTTCCTTGTCCTTGGGCAGTTCGATGGCGCCGGTGACGTCGGTGGTGCGGAAGTAGAACTGCGGGCGGTAGTTGTTGAAGAACGGGGTGTGACGCCCGCCCTCGTCCTTGGAGAGCACGTAGATCTCGGCGGTGAAGTGGGTGTGGGGCTTGACGCTGCCGGGCTTGCACAGCACCTGGCCGCGCTGCACGTCTTCGCGCTTGGTGCCGCGCAGCAGGATGCCCACGTTGTCGCCCGCCTGGCCCTGGTCGAGCAGCTTGCGGAACATTTCCACGCCGGTGCAGGTGGTCTTTTGGGTGGCGGCGATGCCGACGATCTCGATTTCTTCGCCTACCTTGATGATGCCGCGCTCGATGCGCCCGGTCACCACGGTGCCGCGCCCGGAGATGGAGAACACGTCTTCCACGGGCATGAGGAAGGCGCCGTCGACCGCGCGCTCGGGCGTGGGGATGTAGGTGTCCAGGGCGTCGGCCAGGCGCAAGATGGCTTGTTCGCCGAGCTCGCCCTTGTCGCCTTCCAGGGCCAGCTTGGCGGAGCCGTGGATGATGGGGGTGTCGTCGCCGGGGAAGTTGTACTTGGTGAGCAG is part of the Thiomonas sp. X19 genome and encodes:
- the rplL gene encoding 50S ribosomal protein L7/L12, translating into MALSKDDILDAVGGMTVLELNDLVKAFEEKFGVSAASMAVAAPGAGAAAAVVEEQTEFNVMLLEVGANKVSVIKAVRELTGLGLKEAKDLVDAAPKAVKEGVAKADAEAAKKKLEEAGAKAELK
- the rplJ gene encoding 50S ribosomal protein L10, which produces MSLNRTEKQAVVTQVAALASKAQTLVLAEYRGIDVEPMTRLRAQARSKGVHLQVLKNTLARRAVTGTGFEVLAGEMTGPLIYGFSEDAIAAAKVINDFAKTNDKMVIRGGATNGKLLDADSVKQLANIPSREELLAKLLGVMQAPLTGFVGSVAALAKKREEEAAA
- the rplA gene encoding 50S ribosomal protein L1: MAKKLPKRYAALRAKVEANKLYSVDDALNLIKECAVAKFDESIDVAVALGIDARKSDQVVRGSVVLPAGTGKVKRVAVFAQGAKAEEAKAAGADIVGFEDLAEQVKAGNLNFDVVIASPDAMRIVGALGQILGPRGLMPNPKVGTVTPDVAGAVKNAKAGQVQFRADKAGIVHSTIGRASFQPDALKSNLQALVEALNKSRPQTAKGVYLRKVAVSSTMGVGLRVDAASIMATA
- the rplK gene encoding 50S ribosomal protein L11 codes for the protein MAKKIVGFIKLQVPAGKANPSPPIGPALGQRGLNIMEFCKAFNAQTQGVEPGLALPVVITAYADKSFTFIIKTPPAGVLIKKAIKLDKGSAKPLTDKVGKISRAQLEDIAKTKMKDLTAADLDAAVRTIAGTARSMGVIVEGV
- the nusG gene encoding transcription termination/antitermination protein NusG — protein: MVETLPAGLKQWYVVHAYSGMEKAVERNLLERIERAGMQSKFGRILVPTEEVVEMKNGRKTITERRFFPGYVLVEMEMDDATWHLVKHTSKVTGFVGGAKNRPAPISEADVSKIMSQIQEGVEKPRPKVLFESGEMVRVKEGPFTDFNGNVEEVNYEKSRLRVSVTIFGRATPVELEFQQVEKL
- the secE gene encoding preprotein translocase subunit SecE, whose product is MANPNVETVSTAADKAKLGAAGVVFLAAFAAYYLLHSQELWLRVLALVVLLALAAGLFLLSEPGKALIAYTRESVREVRKVVWPERKEAIQMTAIVFGFVILMALFLWITDKSLEWIFYDLILGWKH
- the tuf gene encoding elongation factor Tu; its protein translation is MAKSKFERTKPHVNVGTIGHVDHGKTTLTAAITTVLSSKFGGEAKAYDQIDAAPEEKARGITINTAHVEYETKNRHYAHVDCPGHADYVKNMITGAAQMDGAILVVSAADGPMPQTREHILLARQVGVPYIIVFLNKCDMVDDAELLELVEMEVRELLTKYNFPGDDTPIIHGSAKLALEGDKGELGEQAILRLADALDTYIPTPERAVDGAFLMPVEDVFSISGRGTVVTGRIERGIIKVGEEIEIVGIAATQKTTCTGVEMFRKLLDQGQAGDNVGILLRGTKREDVQRGQVLCKPGSVKPHTHFTAEIYVLSKDEGGRHTPFFNNYRPQFYFRTTDVTGAIELPKDKEMVMPGDNVSITVKLIHPIAMEEGLRFAIREGGRTVGAGVVAKIIE